Proteins found in one Helicobacter sp. NHP19-003 genomic segment:
- a CDS encoding SAM-dependent methyltransferase, producing MSHLSPLEKINLGSFYTPPFLVHKAFAMLTAHLQPKGYCLLDSACGAGAFLTQEGFKRVIGVDRDLTALKQAKINAPSAHLIHTNALRGCSRQILGLAKSDKLAIVGNPPYNDTTSQVRQSLKTAPIDTDPLLKARDLGLSFLRSYDLLKADFVCVLHPLSYLIKKTNFQALKGFRQNYRLKDACILSSKIFCPKSLAPFPIILALYARDKQGMDFSFIANFSFNTLEGKSFRLKDLEPITPHIDKYPNAKKVQEAQVFFYPLRDINALARSKTFMPTQKAHSVLVSPQKYSLYCYIDIFKTQIPHIPYYLRNCDIFFNFESFKALENDFIEASQNKQVSPKIKKYFRDLLGEHYVAN from the coding sequence TTGAGCCATTTAAGCCCCCTTGAAAAAATCAATCTAGGCAGTTTCTACACTCCACCCTTTTTAGTGCACAAAGCGTTTGCCATGCTGACTGCCCATTTGCAGCCTAAGGGGTATTGCCTATTAGATAGTGCTTGTGGGGCGGGGGCATTTCTCACACAAGAGGGCTTTAAAAGAGTGATCGGAGTGGATAGGGATTTGACCGCCCTAAAGCAAGCCAAAATCAACGCCCCCAGTGCCCATTTAATCCACACAAATGCCCTAAGAGGTTGCAGCCGCCAGATTCTAGGGCTTGCCAAGAGCGATAAGCTCGCCATTGTGGGCAACCCCCCCTACAACGACACCACTTCACAAGTGCGCCAATCTCTAAAAACAGCCCCCATAGACACCGATCCCCTTTTAAAGGCAAGGGATTTAGGGCTTAGTTTTCTACGCTCTTACGACCTGCTCAAAGCGGATTTTGTCTGTGTCTTGCACCCTTTATCTTATCTCATCAAAAAGACAAATTTCCAAGCCCTAAAGGGGTTTAGACAAAACTACCGCCTAAAAGACGCTTGTATCCTTAGCTCTAAAATCTTTTGCCCTAAATCGCTCGCCCCCTTTCCCATCATCTTAGCCCTTTATGCCAGGGACAAACAGGGCATGGATTTTAGCTTTATCGCCAATTTTAGCTTTAACACTCTAGAGGGCAAGAGTTTTAGGCTCAAAGACCTAGAGCCCATCACCCCCCACATCGACAAATACCCCAACGCCAAAAAAGTCCAAGAAGCACAGGTGTTTTTCTACCCTTTAAGAGACATCAACGCTTTGGCGCGCTCTAAGACCTTTATGCCCACCCAAAAGGCACACAGCGTTTTAGTGAGCCCCCAAAAATACAGCCTTTATTGCTACATTGACATTTTTAAAACCCAAATCCCCCACATCCCCTACTACCTACGCAACTGCGACATTTTCTTTAACTTTGAAAGTTTTAAAGCCTTAGAAAACGACTTCATTGAGGCAAGCCAAAATAAGCAGGTAAGCCCTAAAATCAAGAAATATTTTAGAGATTTGCTAGGGGAGCATTATGTGGCAAATTAA
- a CDS encoding DNA polymerase III — protein sequence MYQKDLENYLKTRVPRAVLLYGEWEFYIEYYGRKIAQLYPQAQVNRAYFGEFQLNECLEWLGQSSLFAKGNLVWLKIDKKLSAKDTQKLLDSLAKNPQSALIIEFYRGAKSQSEYAQDFRQFGANFKHAGLKDLVLEVRFFTPPYGTLLELAQEKIHELQLTIKQEALNLLLEGHNFDLRLVYRDLEKLALVGQSVGLQEVRDLVQGMGAVEVGGFLNALFAKKGVLELWGRLQNEGG from the coding sequence ATGTACCAAAAAGACCTAGAAAACTACTTAAAAACCCGTGTGCCTAGGGCGGTGTTGCTCTATGGTGAGTGGGAGTTTTACATTGAGTATTATGGAAGAAAAATAGCCCAACTCTACCCACAGGCACAAGTCAATCGGGCGTATTTTGGCGAGTTTCAATTAAACGAGTGTTTGGAGTGGCTAGGGCAATCTAGTTTATTTGCTAAGGGCAACTTAGTGTGGCTCAAAATTGATAAAAAACTGAGTGCCAAAGACACCCAAAAACTCTTAGATTCTCTAGCCAAGAATCCCCAAAGCGCCCTAATCATTGAGTTTTATCGGGGGGCAAAGAGCCAAAGCGAATACGCCCAAGACTTTCGGCAATTTGGCGCAAATTTTAAACATGCCGGACTCAAAGATTTGGTGCTAGAAGTGCGTTTTTTCACCCCTCCCTATGGCACACTCTTAGAGCTGGCGCAAGAGAAAATCCACGAGTTGCAATTAACAATCAAGCAAGAAGCCCTAAACTTGCTCTTAGAGGGGCATAATTTTGATTTGCGCTTGGTGTATCGGGATTTAGAAAAATTAGCCTTAGTAGGACAAAGTGTAGGCTTGCAAGAGGTGCGGGATTTGGTGCAAGGCATGGGGGCTGTGGAGGTGGGTGGATTTTTAAACGCCTTGTTTGCCAAAAAGGGGGTGTTGGAGCTGTGGGGGCGGCTGCAAAATGAGGGGGGATGA